Proteins co-encoded in one Salvelinus sp. IW2-2015 linkage group LG17, ASM291031v2, whole genome shotgun sequence genomic window:
- the b3galt4 gene encoding beta-1,3-galactosyltransferase 9, with product MVGRGLWVCKPRFGKRGRFGVVPALCVLIVSAALLALLFVDSIESWATSMNMNTMVEAQGGIILPQSVPPTRPEEYLLMPSPLVCQRAKPYLIAMVTSAPANQMARQAIRDTWGGEVEVRGHRVMTLFMVGVASDPGLAKLLIEEARERGDLIQGRFWDSYSNLTLKTLSMLNWARHFCPQAHFLAKVDDDVLFNPGALLRYLNRSTVTNTYEHGDLYLGRVHLHVAPDRDPDSKHYLPRGAYPASVFPDYCSGTAYILSRSTLLKISLTAAASPLPTPLPPEDVFVGLCARAAGVLPSHCPLFSGGPAVPYGRCCYQAMVSIHHISPREMLRFWADIHSPPPCSWLGLRASLGVCKVRAMLGTFLGVDQGL from the coding sequence ATGGTGGGGCGGGGCCTGTGGGTGTGTAAGCCCCGCTTTGGTAAGCGGGGGCGGTTCGGGGTGGTGCCTGCTCTCTGTGTGCTGATAGTCAGTGCTGCCCTGCTAGCTCTGCTCTTCGTGGACTCCATTGAGTCATGGGCCACCTCCATGAACATGAACACAATGGTAGAGGCGCAGGGGGGGATTATACTCCCACAAAGTGTCCCCCCAACCAGACCCGAGGAGTACCTCCTTATGCCCAGCCCTCTCGTCTGCCAGCGTGCCAAACCCTACCTCATCGCCATGGTGACCTCCGCCCCAGCCAATCAGATGGCCCGCCAGGCCATCCGGGACACGTGGGGTGGGGAggtggaggtcaggggtcatagGGTCATGACCTTGTTCATGGTCGGGGTGGCCTCTGACCCTGGGCTAGCCAAGCTGCTGATAGAGGAGGCCCGGGAACGAGGGGACCTGATCCAAGGGCGCTTCTGGGACTCCTACTCTAACCTGACCCTGAAGACCCTCTCCATGCTGAACTGGGCCCGACACTTCTGCCCCCAGGCCCACTTCCTGGCCAAGGTGGACGATGACGTCCTGTTCAACCCCGGGGCCCTGCTGCGCTACCTGAACAGGAGCACCGTGACCAACACCTACGAGCATGGGGACCTGTACCTTGGCCGGGTCCACCTTCACGTGGCTCCAGACCGAGACCCAGACAGTAAGCACTACCTCCCTAGAGGGGCATACCCTGCATCTGTCTTCCCTGACTACTGCAGTGGCACTGCCTACATCCTCTCTCGCTCCACCCTGCTCAAGATCTCCTTGACTGCCGCTGCCTCACCTCTGCCCACCCCTCTGCCCCCTGAGGACgtgtttgtgggtctgtgtgcccGTGCAGCTGGAGTGCTGCCCTCCCACTGCCCGCTGTTCTCTGGTGGGCCCGCAGTGCCCTACGGGCGCTGCTGCTACCAGGCCATGGTGTCCATCCACCACATCTCCCCCAGAGAGATGCTCCGGTTTTGGGCTGACATCCACTCCCCTCCCCCCTGCTCCTGGCTGGGCCTGCGCGCCTCCCTGGGGGTCTGTAAAGTCCGGGCCATGCTGGGGACCTTTCTGGGGGTGGATCAGGGGCTGTGA
- the nr2c2 gene encoding nuclear receptor subfamily 2 group C member 2 isoform X1, translating to MMTNVEVLSQQIVASEKVTEVQTSPADLSVMSGSPQRFQIISTEPSATPQHIQIVTDQQTGQKIQIVTTMDPFSGPKQQFILAAADGSGTGKVILTSPENQGTKQIIFTTADSLVPGRIQIVTDAASVEQLLGKAGDVGRPQPVEYCVVCGDKASGRHYGAVSCEGCKGFFKRSVRKNLTYSCRSNQDCVVNKHHRNRCQFCRLRKCLDMGMKMESVQSERKPIDLPRERPVNCAASTEKIYIRKNLMSPLIATPTFITDSDGSRSSLLDPGMLVNIQQPLIQADGTLLLATDTKSESGQGDLGTLASVVTSLANLTDSLSESLNNSDTSDDQQEEQSASEITRAFDTLAKALNPSESGVGQNLAEGGECVGGATIQVISRDQVTPLIEVEGPLLTDTHVSFKLTMPSPMPDYLNVHYICESASRLLFLSMHWASSIPAFSALGQESNTSLVRACWNELFTLGLAQCAQIMSLSTILEAIINHLQNSIQDGVVCCSPVDKVSAERVKLVMEHIWKLQEFCNSMAKMETDSYEYAYLKAIVLFSPDHPGLNSCSQIVKFQEKAQMELQDYVQKTYPDDTYRLTRILMRLPALRLMSSSITEELFFTGLIGNVPIDSIIPYILKMETADYNTQITGPTA from the exons ATGATGACCAATGTGGAGGTGCTTTCTCAGCAGATAGTGGCGTCTGAGAAGGTGACGGAG GTGCAGACCTCTCCCGCTGACTTGTCAGTGATGAGTGGCTCTCCACAACGCTTCCAGATCATCTCCACTGAGCCCTCAGCCACACCGCAGCACATTCAG attGTAACGGACCAGCAGACGGGTCAGAAGATCCAGATAGTCACGACCATGGATCCCTTCAGCGGGCCCAAGCAGCAGTTTATTCTGGCGGCGGCTGATGGCTCAGGAACGGGCAAAGTCATCCTGACCTCCCCAGAAAACCAGGGCACCAAGCAGATCATTTTCACAACCGCAGACAGCCTGGTACCCGGCAGAATACAG ATTGTGACAGATGCAGCGTCGGTGGAGCAGTTATTGGGGAAGGCAGGGGACGTGGGCCGGCCTCAACCTGTAGAATATTGCGTGGTGTGTGGAGACAAGGCTTCAG GGCGTCACTATGGGGCTGTCAGCTGTGAAGGCTGTAAAGGCTTCTTCAAGAGGAGTGTGAGAAAGAACCTGACTTACAGTTGCCGGAGTAACCAGGACTGTGTTGTCAACAAGCACCACCGTAACCGCTGTCAATTCTGCCGGCTGAGGAAATGCCTGGACATGGGCATGAAGATGGAGT CCGTGCAGAGTGAAAGGAAGCCCATTGACCTGCCCAGAGAGAGGCCTGTTAACTGTGCTGCGTCCACAGAGAAGATCTACATTAGGAAGAACCTGATGAGCCCACTCATCGCCACGCCAACCTTCATCACCGACAGTGATGGCTCCAG ATCCAGTCTGCTAGACCCAGGGATGCTGGTGAACATCCAGCAGCCTCTGATCCAGGCTGACGGGACTCTACTGCTGGCCACAGACACCAAG TCTGAGTCGGGGCAGGGGGACTTGGGGACCCTGGCCAGTGTGGTGACATCTCTGGCCAACCTGACCGACTCCCTCAGTGAGTCCCTGAACAACAGTGATACCTCAGACGACCAGCAGGAGGAGCAATCTGCCAGCGAGAtaacacg tgCCTTCGACACCCTGGCCAAAGCCCTGAACCCATCTGAGTCGGGGGTGGGGCAAAACCTGGCGGAGGGTGGGGAGTGTGTGGGTGGAGCCACCATCCAAGTGATCAGCCGGGACCAGGTGACCCCCCTCATTGAGGTGGAGGGCCCactgctcacagacacacacgtcaGCTTCAAG CTGACCATGCCCAGCCCCATGCCAGACTATCTGAATGTGCACTACATCTGTGAGTCAGCGTcccgcctcctcttcctctccatgcACTGGGCAAGCTCCATCCCTGCGTTCTCCGCTCTTGG tcaggaGAGTAACACCAGCCTGGTACGTGCCTGTTGGAATGAGCTATTCACTCTGGGGCTGGCTCAGTGTGCTCAGATCATGAGTCTCTCCACCATCCTGGAAGCCATCATCAACCACCTCCAGAACAGCATCCAGGACG GTGTTGTCTGCTGTTCCCCTGTAGATAAGGTGTCTGCGGAGAGAGTGAAGCTGGTGATGGAACACATCTGGAAGCTGCAGGAGTTCTGTAACAGCATGGCTAAGATGGAGACAGACAGCTATGAGTATGCTTACCTGAAGGCCATAGTGCTCTTCAGCCCTG ACCATCCAGGCCTGAACAGTTGCAGCCAGATAGTGAAGTTCCAGGAGAAAGCCCAGATGGAACTGCAGGACTATGTGCAGAAGACTTATCCAGATGACACATACAG GTTGACGCGTATCCTGATGCGACTCCCTGCGCTGCGTCTGATGAGCTCCAGCATCACAGAGGAGCTATTCTTCACCGGCCTGATCGGCAACGTGCCCATCGACAGCATCATCCCTTACATCCTCAAGATGGAGACCGCCGACTACAACACCCAGATCACCGGTCCCACAGCGTGA
- the nr2c2 gene encoding nuclear receptor subfamily 2 group C member 2 isoform X2 → MMTNVEVLSQQIVASEKVTEVQTSPADLSVMSGSPQRFQIISTEPSATPQHIQIVTDQQTGQKIQIVTTMDPFSGPKQQFILAAADGSGTGKVILTSPENQGTKQIIFTTADSLVPGRIQIVTDAASVEQLLGKAGDVGRPQPVEYCVVCGDKASGRHYGAVSCEGCKGFFKRSVRKNLTYSCRSNQDCVVNKHHRNRCQFCRLRKCLDMGMKMESVQSERKPIDLPRERPVNCAASTEKIYIRKNLMSPLIATPTFITDSDGSRSSLLDPGMLVNIQQPLIQADGTLLLATDTKSESGQGDLGTLASVVTSLANLTDSLSESLNNSDTSDDQQEEQSASEITRAFDTLAKALNPSESGVGQNLAEGGECVGGATIQVISRDQVTPLIEVEGPLLTDTHVSFKLTMPSPMPDYLNVHYICESASRLLFLSMHWASSIPAFSALGQESNTSLVRACWNELFTLGLAQCAQIMSLSTILEAIINHLQNSIQDGVVCCSPVDKVSAERVKLVMEHIWKLQEFCNSMAKMETDSYEYAYLKAIVLFSPGLNSCSQIVKFQEKAQMELQDYVQKTYPDDTYRLTRILMRLPALRLMSSSITEELFFTGLIGNVPIDSIIPYILKMETADYNTQITGPTA, encoded by the exons ATGATGACCAATGTGGAGGTGCTTTCTCAGCAGATAGTGGCGTCTGAGAAGGTGACGGAG GTGCAGACCTCTCCCGCTGACTTGTCAGTGATGAGTGGCTCTCCACAACGCTTCCAGATCATCTCCACTGAGCCCTCAGCCACACCGCAGCACATTCAG attGTAACGGACCAGCAGACGGGTCAGAAGATCCAGATAGTCACGACCATGGATCCCTTCAGCGGGCCCAAGCAGCAGTTTATTCTGGCGGCGGCTGATGGCTCAGGAACGGGCAAAGTCATCCTGACCTCCCCAGAAAACCAGGGCACCAAGCAGATCATTTTCACAACCGCAGACAGCCTGGTACCCGGCAGAATACAG ATTGTGACAGATGCAGCGTCGGTGGAGCAGTTATTGGGGAAGGCAGGGGACGTGGGCCGGCCTCAACCTGTAGAATATTGCGTGGTGTGTGGAGACAAGGCTTCAG GGCGTCACTATGGGGCTGTCAGCTGTGAAGGCTGTAAAGGCTTCTTCAAGAGGAGTGTGAGAAAGAACCTGACTTACAGTTGCCGGAGTAACCAGGACTGTGTTGTCAACAAGCACCACCGTAACCGCTGTCAATTCTGCCGGCTGAGGAAATGCCTGGACATGGGCATGAAGATGGAGT CCGTGCAGAGTGAAAGGAAGCCCATTGACCTGCCCAGAGAGAGGCCTGTTAACTGTGCTGCGTCCACAGAGAAGATCTACATTAGGAAGAACCTGATGAGCCCACTCATCGCCACGCCAACCTTCATCACCGACAGTGATGGCTCCAG ATCCAGTCTGCTAGACCCAGGGATGCTGGTGAACATCCAGCAGCCTCTGATCCAGGCTGACGGGACTCTACTGCTGGCCACAGACACCAAG TCTGAGTCGGGGCAGGGGGACTTGGGGACCCTGGCCAGTGTGGTGACATCTCTGGCCAACCTGACCGACTCCCTCAGTGAGTCCCTGAACAACAGTGATACCTCAGACGACCAGCAGGAGGAGCAATCTGCCAGCGAGAtaacacg tgCCTTCGACACCCTGGCCAAAGCCCTGAACCCATCTGAGTCGGGGGTGGGGCAAAACCTGGCGGAGGGTGGGGAGTGTGTGGGTGGAGCCACCATCCAAGTGATCAGCCGGGACCAGGTGACCCCCCTCATTGAGGTGGAGGGCCCactgctcacagacacacacgtcaGCTTCAAG CTGACCATGCCCAGCCCCATGCCAGACTATCTGAATGTGCACTACATCTGTGAGTCAGCGTcccgcctcctcttcctctccatgcACTGGGCAAGCTCCATCCCTGCGTTCTCCGCTCTTGG tcaggaGAGTAACACCAGCCTGGTACGTGCCTGTTGGAATGAGCTATTCACTCTGGGGCTGGCTCAGTGTGCTCAGATCATGAGTCTCTCCACCATCCTGGAAGCCATCATCAACCACCTCCAGAACAGCATCCAGGACG GTGTTGTCTGCTGTTCCCCTGTAGATAAGGTGTCTGCGGAGAGAGTGAAGCTGGTGATGGAACACATCTGGAAGCTGCAGGAGTTCTGTAACAGCATGGCTAAGATGGAGACAGACAGCTATGAGTATGCTTACCTGAAGGCCATAGTGCTCTTCAGCCCTG GCCTGAACAGTTGCAGCCAGATAGTGAAGTTCCAGGAGAAAGCCCAGATGGAACTGCAGGACTATGTGCAGAAGACTTATCCAGATGACACATACAG GTTGACGCGTATCCTGATGCGACTCCCTGCGCTGCGTCTGATGAGCTCCAGCATCACAGAGGAGCTATTCTTCACCGGCCTGATCGGCAACGTGCCCATCGACAGCATCATCCCTTACATCCTCAAGATGGAGACCGCCGACTACAACACCCAGATCACCGGTCCCACAGCGTGA
- the nr2c2 gene encoding nuclear receptor subfamily 2 group C member 2 isoform X4, producing MMTNVEVLSQQIVASEKVTEVQTSPADLSVMSGSPQRFQIISTEPSATPQHIQIVTDQQTGQKIQIVTTMDPFSGPKQQFILAAADGSGTGKVILTSPENQGTKQIIFTTADSLVPGRIQIVTDAASVEQLLGKAGDVGRPQPVEYCVVCGDKASGRHYGAVSCEGCKGFFKRSVRKNLTYSCRSNQDCVVNKHHRNRCQFCRLRKCLDMGMKMESVQSERKPIDLPRERPVNCAASTEKIYIRKNLMSPLIATPTFITDSDGSRSSLLDPGMLVNIQQPLIQADGTLLLATDTKSESGQGDLGTLASVVTSLANLTDSLSESLNNSDTSDDQQEEQSASEITRAFDTLAKALNPSESGVGQNLAEGGECVGGATIQVISRDQVTPLIEVEGPLLTDTHVSFKLTMPSPMPDYLNVHYICESASRLLFLSMHWASSIPAFSALGQESNTSLVRACWNELFTLGLAQCAQIMSLSTILEAIINHLQNSIQDDKVSAERVKLVMEHIWKLQEFCNSMAKMETDSYEYAYLKAIVLFSPGLNSCSQIVKFQEKAQMELQDYVQKTYPDDTYRLTRILMRLPALRLMSSSITEELFFTGLIGNVPIDSIIPYILKMETADYNTQITGPTA from the exons ATGATGACCAATGTGGAGGTGCTTTCTCAGCAGATAGTGGCGTCTGAGAAGGTGACGGAG GTGCAGACCTCTCCCGCTGACTTGTCAGTGATGAGTGGCTCTCCACAACGCTTCCAGATCATCTCCACTGAGCCCTCAGCCACACCGCAGCACATTCAG attGTAACGGACCAGCAGACGGGTCAGAAGATCCAGATAGTCACGACCATGGATCCCTTCAGCGGGCCCAAGCAGCAGTTTATTCTGGCGGCGGCTGATGGCTCAGGAACGGGCAAAGTCATCCTGACCTCCCCAGAAAACCAGGGCACCAAGCAGATCATTTTCACAACCGCAGACAGCCTGGTACCCGGCAGAATACAG ATTGTGACAGATGCAGCGTCGGTGGAGCAGTTATTGGGGAAGGCAGGGGACGTGGGCCGGCCTCAACCTGTAGAATATTGCGTGGTGTGTGGAGACAAGGCTTCAG GGCGTCACTATGGGGCTGTCAGCTGTGAAGGCTGTAAAGGCTTCTTCAAGAGGAGTGTGAGAAAGAACCTGACTTACAGTTGCCGGAGTAACCAGGACTGTGTTGTCAACAAGCACCACCGTAACCGCTGTCAATTCTGCCGGCTGAGGAAATGCCTGGACATGGGCATGAAGATGGAGT CCGTGCAGAGTGAAAGGAAGCCCATTGACCTGCCCAGAGAGAGGCCTGTTAACTGTGCTGCGTCCACAGAGAAGATCTACATTAGGAAGAACCTGATGAGCCCACTCATCGCCACGCCAACCTTCATCACCGACAGTGATGGCTCCAG ATCCAGTCTGCTAGACCCAGGGATGCTGGTGAACATCCAGCAGCCTCTGATCCAGGCTGACGGGACTCTACTGCTGGCCACAGACACCAAG TCTGAGTCGGGGCAGGGGGACTTGGGGACCCTGGCCAGTGTGGTGACATCTCTGGCCAACCTGACCGACTCCCTCAGTGAGTCCCTGAACAACAGTGATACCTCAGACGACCAGCAGGAGGAGCAATCTGCCAGCGAGAtaacacg tgCCTTCGACACCCTGGCCAAAGCCCTGAACCCATCTGAGTCGGGGGTGGGGCAAAACCTGGCGGAGGGTGGGGAGTGTGTGGGTGGAGCCACCATCCAAGTGATCAGCCGGGACCAGGTGACCCCCCTCATTGAGGTGGAGGGCCCactgctcacagacacacacgtcaGCTTCAAG CTGACCATGCCCAGCCCCATGCCAGACTATCTGAATGTGCACTACATCTGTGAGTCAGCGTcccgcctcctcttcctctccatgcACTGGGCAAGCTCCATCCCTGCGTTCTCCGCTCTTGG tcaggaGAGTAACACCAGCCTGGTACGTGCCTGTTGGAATGAGCTATTCACTCTGGGGCTGGCTCAGTGTGCTCAGATCATGAGTCTCTCCACCATCCTGGAAGCCATCATCAACCACCTCCAGAACAGCATCCAGGACG ATAAGGTGTCTGCGGAGAGAGTGAAGCTGGTGATGGAACACATCTGGAAGCTGCAGGAGTTCTGTAACAGCATGGCTAAGATGGAGACAGACAGCTATGAGTATGCTTACCTGAAGGCCATAGTGCTCTTCAGCCCTG GCCTGAACAGTTGCAGCCAGATAGTGAAGTTCCAGGAGAAAGCCCAGATGGAACTGCAGGACTATGTGCAGAAGACTTATCCAGATGACACATACAG GTTGACGCGTATCCTGATGCGACTCCCTGCGCTGCGTCTGATGAGCTCCAGCATCACAGAGGAGCTATTCTTCACCGGCCTGATCGGCAACGTGCCCATCGACAGCATCATCCCTTACATCCTCAAGATGGAGACCGCCGACTACAACACCCAGATCACCGGTCCCACAGCGTGA
- the nr2c2 gene encoding nuclear receptor subfamily 2 group C member 2 isoform X3, producing MMTNVEVLSQQIVASEKVTEVQTSPADLSVMSGSPQRFQIISTEPSATPQHIQIVTDQQTGQKIQIVTTMDPFSGPKQQFILAAADGSGTGKVILTSPENQGTKQIIFTTADSLVPGRIQIVTDAASVEQLLGKAGDVGRPQPVEYCVVCGDKASGRHYGAVSCEGCKGFFKRSVRKNLTYSCRSNQDCVVNKHHRNRCQFCRLRKCLDMGMKMESVQSERKPIDLPRERPVNCAASTEKIYIRKNLMSPLIATPTFITDSDGSRSSLLDPGMLVNIQQPLIQADGTLLLATDTKSESGQGDLGTLASVVTSLANLTDSLSESLNNSDTSDDQQEEQSASEITRAFDTLAKALNPSESGVGQNLAEGGECVGGATIQVISRDQVTPLIEVEGPLLTDTHVSFKLTMPSPMPDYLNVHYICESASRLLFLSMHWASSIPAFSALGQESNTSLVRACWNELFTLGLAQCAQIMSLSTILEAIINHLQNSIQDDKVSAERVKLVMEHIWKLQEFCNSMAKMETDSYEYAYLKAIVLFSPDHPGLNSCSQIVKFQEKAQMELQDYVQKTYPDDTYRLTRILMRLPALRLMSSSITEELFFTGLIGNVPIDSIIPYILKMETADYNTQITGPTA from the exons ATGATGACCAATGTGGAGGTGCTTTCTCAGCAGATAGTGGCGTCTGAGAAGGTGACGGAG GTGCAGACCTCTCCCGCTGACTTGTCAGTGATGAGTGGCTCTCCACAACGCTTCCAGATCATCTCCACTGAGCCCTCAGCCACACCGCAGCACATTCAG attGTAACGGACCAGCAGACGGGTCAGAAGATCCAGATAGTCACGACCATGGATCCCTTCAGCGGGCCCAAGCAGCAGTTTATTCTGGCGGCGGCTGATGGCTCAGGAACGGGCAAAGTCATCCTGACCTCCCCAGAAAACCAGGGCACCAAGCAGATCATTTTCACAACCGCAGACAGCCTGGTACCCGGCAGAATACAG ATTGTGACAGATGCAGCGTCGGTGGAGCAGTTATTGGGGAAGGCAGGGGACGTGGGCCGGCCTCAACCTGTAGAATATTGCGTGGTGTGTGGAGACAAGGCTTCAG GGCGTCACTATGGGGCTGTCAGCTGTGAAGGCTGTAAAGGCTTCTTCAAGAGGAGTGTGAGAAAGAACCTGACTTACAGTTGCCGGAGTAACCAGGACTGTGTTGTCAACAAGCACCACCGTAACCGCTGTCAATTCTGCCGGCTGAGGAAATGCCTGGACATGGGCATGAAGATGGAGT CCGTGCAGAGTGAAAGGAAGCCCATTGACCTGCCCAGAGAGAGGCCTGTTAACTGTGCTGCGTCCACAGAGAAGATCTACATTAGGAAGAACCTGATGAGCCCACTCATCGCCACGCCAACCTTCATCACCGACAGTGATGGCTCCAG ATCCAGTCTGCTAGACCCAGGGATGCTGGTGAACATCCAGCAGCCTCTGATCCAGGCTGACGGGACTCTACTGCTGGCCACAGACACCAAG TCTGAGTCGGGGCAGGGGGACTTGGGGACCCTGGCCAGTGTGGTGACATCTCTGGCCAACCTGACCGACTCCCTCAGTGAGTCCCTGAACAACAGTGATACCTCAGACGACCAGCAGGAGGAGCAATCTGCCAGCGAGAtaacacg tgCCTTCGACACCCTGGCCAAAGCCCTGAACCCATCTGAGTCGGGGGTGGGGCAAAACCTGGCGGAGGGTGGGGAGTGTGTGGGTGGAGCCACCATCCAAGTGATCAGCCGGGACCAGGTGACCCCCCTCATTGAGGTGGAGGGCCCactgctcacagacacacacgtcaGCTTCAAG CTGACCATGCCCAGCCCCATGCCAGACTATCTGAATGTGCACTACATCTGTGAGTCAGCGTcccgcctcctcttcctctccatgcACTGGGCAAGCTCCATCCCTGCGTTCTCCGCTCTTGG tcaggaGAGTAACACCAGCCTGGTACGTGCCTGTTGGAATGAGCTATTCACTCTGGGGCTGGCTCAGTGTGCTCAGATCATGAGTCTCTCCACCATCCTGGAAGCCATCATCAACCACCTCCAGAACAGCATCCAGGACG ATAAGGTGTCTGCGGAGAGAGTGAAGCTGGTGATGGAACACATCTGGAAGCTGCAGGAGTTCTGTAACAGCATGGCTAAGATGGAGACAGACAGCTATGAGTATGCTTACCTGAAGGCCATAGTGCTCTTCAGCCCTG ACCATCCAGGCCTGAACAGTTGCAGCCAGATAGTGAAGTTCCAGGAGAAAGCCCAGATGGAACTGCAGGACTATGTGCAGAAGACTTATCCAGATGACACATACAG GTTGACGCGTATCCTGATGCGACTCCCTGCGCTGCGTCTGATGAGCTCCAGCATCACAGAGGAGCTATTCTTCACCGGCCTGATCGGCAACGTGCCCATCGACAGCATCATCCCTTACATCCTCAAGATGGAGACCGCCGACTACAACACCCAGATCACCGGTCCCACAGCGTGA